The proteins below come from a single Microbulbifer sp. Q7 genomic window:
- a CDS encoding UDP-N-acetylmuramoyl-L-alanyl-D-glutamate--2,6-diaminopimelate ligase, producing MTQPNEQQNRKASLNDLVPGYAGIPDVAVTGVALDSRQVKPGDVFMALRGTVVDGREFIDAAIDNGAAAVLADGDVLGAREHNGVQVVTVPGLAARVGEIAARFYGHPSESMYLVGVTGTNGKSTCAYLTSQLLAKHFGCAAVMGTIGNGVWKSGEITLQETGLTTPDPVRLQADYAAFVQDGARAAAMEVSSHSLAQGRVHGLVFDTAVFTNLTRDHLDYHGNMAAYGAAKEKLFGLPKLKRGVINIDDPFGAQMVERCKLRGLKVITYGLQSGDLQVRDLKRLDDGFSVRLITPWGEGELHAPLIGDFNIHNTLAVVAAAASAGMSLDSILTEFPNIQPVPGRMERVSGADADEVNVLVDYAHTPDALRAALEAARPYCRNKLWCVFGCGGDRDNGKRAPMGRIAAELADYTVVTSDNPRGEDPRAIVDEILAGIDGGTDSDRCTVKVDRAEAIRYAIHTAAPGDTILIAGKGHEDYQLIAGEKLHFCDREQASMAMADRKDQTLEGSRG from the coding sequence GTGACCCAGCCTAACGAACAACAGAATCGCAAAGCATCCCTGAATGATCTCGTGCCGGGATACGCGGGTATTCCGGATGTTGCGGTAACGGGTGTAGCCCTGGATAGTCGCCAGGTGAAGCCCGGGGATGTGTTTATGGCCCTGCGCGGCACCGTGGTGGACGGCCGAGAGTTTATCGATGCCGCTATCGACAATGGTGCTGCGGCAGTACTCGCCGACGGTGATGTACTGGGCGCTCGCGAACACAACGGCGTTCAGGTCGTTACCGTACCGGGGCTTGCGGCGCGTGTGGGTGAAATCGCGGCGCGTTTTTACGGGCATCCCTCAGAGTCCATGTACCTGGTGGGAGTGACCGGCACCAATGGTAAGTCCACTTGTGCCTACCTGACTTCGCAGCTGCTCGCGAAGCATTTTGGCTGTGCGGCCGTGATGGGCACCATTGGCAACGGCGTGTGGAAGAGCGGTGAGATTACCCTGCAGGAAACCGGCCTGACGACGCCAGATCCTGTGCGTCTGCAAGCGGATTATGCTGCTTTTGTTCAGGATGGCGCGCGCGCCGCGGCGATGGAAGTATCGTCTCATTCGCTCGCTCAGGGGCGGGTACACGGCCTGGTTTTCGACACCGCGGTGTTCACCAACCTGACCCGGGACCATCTGGATTATCACGGCAACATGGCCGCCTATGGTGCGGCGAAAGAGAAGCTGTTTGGCCTGCCAAAACTCAAGCGTGGCGTGATCAATATCGATGACCCGTTTGGCGCACAGATGGTGGAGCGCTGCAAATTGCGCGGGTTAAAGGTTATTACCTATGGCCTGCAGTCAGGCGATCTGCAGGTGCGCGATCTCAAGCGCCTTGACGACGGATTTTCCGTGCGTCTGATTACTCCCTGGGGTGAAGGCGAGCTGCACGCTCCGCTGATCGGCGACTTCAATATTCACAACACCTTGGCGGTAGTGGCTGCTGCCGCGTCTGCGGGTATGTCGCTCGACAGTATTCTCACGGAATTCCCGAATATCCAGCCGGTTCCGGGTCGCATGGAACGGGTGTCTGGCGCTGATGCGGATGAAGTTAACGTGCTGGTGGATTACGCGCACACCCCGGATGCATTGCGAGCCGCTCTGGAGGCAGCGCGCCCCTATTGCCGGAACAAACTGTGGTGCGTGTTTGGTTGTGGCGGTGATCGCGATAATGGCAAGCGCGCGCCGATGGGACGAATCGCCGCAGAACTCGCGGACTACACGGTAGTGACCAGTGATAATCCTCGTGGTGAAGACCCGCGGGCCATCGTCGATGAAATCCTTGCGGGCATTGACGGCGGCACCGACAGCGATCGCTGTACGGTAAAGGTCGATCGCGCCGAAGCTATCCGTTACGCCATTCATACGGCCGCCCCTGGCGATACTATTTTGATTGCCGGCAAAGGACATGAAGACTACCAGTTGATCGCGGGTGAAAAACTGCATTTCTGTGATCGCGAGCAGGCGTCCATGGCGATGGCGGATCGTAAAGACCAGACACTGGAGGGTAGCCGCGGATGA
- the murD gene encoding UDP-N-acetylmuramoyl-L-alanine--D-glutamate ligase, translated as MNLIATSEKKVVIGLGATGQSVVRFLLRQGFSPVVVDSREAPPALEAFRAQYPDVPVECGPLSKETLLAASEIIASPGIGVAEPAIAAAVAAGIPVIGDIELFARELAKADPAPKLIAITGSNGKSTVTTLMGEMARAAGVDVRVGGNIGVPVLDLLAPGEALPELFVLELSSFQLETTYSLRSDVATILNMSADHMDRYPDMAAYHRAKQRVYRHAQQFVINRADPLTRGPLSRESREWSFGLDRPDLQQFGLIEEAGDRWLAQGAKKLMPAREMGMVGSHNVANALAALALGNAVGLPMDAMLDALRHFAGLTHRCERVADCAAVTFVNDSKGTNVGATRAALDGLADSKCKIVLIAGGDGKGADFSPLVEAAHTLRGLVTIGVDGVKIAQVFAGKVPLQAAETMDQAVSKAAEMAQPGDYVLLSPACASFDMYRNFEARGEDFRRAVNNLVDTSAVTHGAGGGQ; from the coding sequence ATGAACCTCATCGCAACCTCAGAGAAAAAAGTGGTGATCGGGCTGGGCGCTACCGGGCAATCGGTCGTGCGCTTCCTGCTGCGCCAGGGTTTCTCGCCGGTTGTGGTGGATAGCCGCGAAGCACCACCCGCACTGGAAGCGTTCCGTGCCCAGTACCCGGACGTGCCGGTTGAGTGTGGCCCGCTCAGCAAAGAAACCCTGCTGGCGGCCAGTGAGATTATCGCAAGCCCCGGAATCGGGGTGGCCGAGCCGGCCATCGCCGCGGCTGTGGCGGCGGGCATTCCCGTGATTGGCGATATCGAGTTGTTCGCGCGTGAGCTGGCCAAGGCTGACCCCGCGCCCAAATTGATCGCGATCACCGGCTCCAACGGCAAGAGCACCGTCACCACACTGATGGGTGAAATGGCGCGAGCGGCGGGTGTGGATGTGCGCGTGGGTGGCAACATTGGTGTGCCGGTGCTGGATCTTCTGGCCCCCGGTGAAGCGCTGCCGGAACTGTTTGTGCTGGAACTGTCCAGCTTTCAGTTGGAAACCACCTATTCCCTGCGCTCCGATGTCGCGACGATTCTGAATATGAGCGCCGACCATATGGATCGTTATCCGGACATGGCGGCCTATCACCGCGCCAAGCAGCGGGTGTATCGGCATGCGCAACAGTTTGTCATCAACCGCGCCGACCCGTTGACCCGTGGGCCTTTGTCGCGGGAAAGCCGTGAGTGGAGCTTTGGTCTGGACCGTCCGGACCTGCAGCAGTTTGGATTGATCGAGGAGGCCGGTGATCGCTGGCTGGCACAGGGCGCCAAAAAGCTGATGCCTGCGCGTGAGATGGGAATGGTGGGTAGCCACAACGTTGCCAACGCGCTGGCAGCTCTGGCGCTGGGTAATGCGGTGGGCTTGCCGATGGACGCGATGCTGGATGCATTGCGTCACTTCGCTGGTTTGACTCACCGTTGTGAGCGCGTGGCCGATTGCGCGGCTGTCACGTTCGTGAACGATTCCAAGGGCACTAATGTGGGGGCGACGCGCGCAGCCCTGGATGGGCTTGCCGATAGCAAATGCAAAATTGTCTTGATTGCCGGTGGCGACGGCAAGGGTGCGGACTTCTCTCCGCTGGTCGAGGCGGCGCATACCCTGCGCGGTCTGGTAACCATCGGTGTGGACGGCGTGAAAATCGCGCAGGTATTTGCAGGAAAAGTGCCCCTGCAAGCCGCTGAAACGATGGACCAGGCGGTGAGCAAAGCGGCCGAAATGGCGCAGCCAGGTGATTACGTACTGCTCTCTCCGGCCTGCGCCAGTTTCGATATGTACCGCAACTTTGAAGCGCGCGGCGAAGATTTTCGTCGTGCGGTGAATAACCTGGTGGATACCTCTGCGGTGACGCACGGCGCAGGAGGTGGTCAGTGA
- the ftsW gene encoding putative lipid II flippase FtsW, translated as MSRKERVALEVAANDQADEFAWVLPFCVLALASIGVVMVASASIAFAADVYGDSWYFLKRHLVFLAAGAFGAFVVSRVSLAIWSNLSWTLLFFALGMLLIVLIPGVGRAVNGSMRWIALGPITVQPAEIAKFCCLIFFASFLTRRHEKLRHWSSFMVPISVLGIVAVLLLLEPDFGSVVVISGTALAMVFLAGARLPHTFLLVGLAACGLVLMALVSPYRLQRLTTFMDPWGEQFAGGYQLTQSLIAFGRGEWFGVGLGNSVQKLFYLPEAHTDFVFAILAEEWGMLGGLVVIALYATLTWSLLRLVRKALAKQAFFAALLTFGIAVLLAGQAFVNMGVASGLLPTKGLTLPFVSSGGSSLVVCFALFGLAWRAQKELSSEAPVSEGSIARIRQLPIFNPLQLGDRKTGEAA; from the coding sequence GTGAGCCGAAAAGAGCGCGTGGCCCTCGAGGTGGCGGCAAATGATCAGGCTGACGAGTTTGCCTGGGTGTTGCCATTCTGTGTTCTGGCCCTGGCGAGCATTGGTGTCGTGATGGTGGCCTCGGCTTCCATTGCATTCGCTGCCGATGTGTACGGTGATTCCTGGTACTTCCTGAAGCGGCATCTGGTGTTTCTCGCGGCCGGCGCGTTTGGGGCGTTCGTAGTGAGCAGAGTGTCTCTGGCGATCTGGTCCAACCTGTCCTGGACCCTGCTGTTTTTTGCGCTGGGTATGCTCCTGATCGTGCTGATTCCGGGTGTGGGGCGCGCGGTGAACGGCAGTATGCGCTGGATTGCGCTGGGACCGATTACGGTACAGCCGGCGGAGATCGCAAAGTTTTGCTGCCTGATTTTTTTCGCCAGCTTCCTGACTCGGCGACATGAAAAGCTGCGCCACTGGAGCAGTTTTATGGTGCCAATCTCGGTGCTCGGCATTGTGGCGGTACTGTTGTTGCTGGAGCCGGATTTTGGCTCTGTGGTGGTTATTTCGGGCACGGCACTGGCGATGGTGTTTCTCGCCGGCGCGCGCTTGCCGCACACATTTTTACTGGTGGGGCTCGCGGCCTGTGGGTTGGTATTGATGGCTCTGGTGAGTCCTTACCGATTGCAGCGTTTGACCACCTTCATGGATCCCTGGGGCGAGCAGTTTGCAGGCGGGTACCAGTTGACCCAGTCACTGATCGCTTTCGGCCGTGGCGAATGGTTTGGCGTGGGCCTGGGGAATAGTGTGCAGAAACTGTTTTATTTGCCGGAGGCGCATACGGATTTTGTATTTGCCATTCTGGCGGAAGAGTGGGGCATGCTGGGTGGGCTGGTTGTCATCGCCCTCTATGCGACCCTCACCTGGTCGTTGCTGCGCCTGGTGAGAAAGGCACTGGCGAAGCAGGCCTTTTTTGCCGCGCTGCTGACCTTCGGCATTGCGGTACTGCTTGCAGGGCAGGCCTTTGTAAATATGGGTGTGGCATCCGGACTGCTGCCCACCAAAGGGCTGACGCTGCCCTTTGTCAGCTCCGGGGGCTCCAGCCTGGTTGTGTGCTTCGCCCTATTCGGGCTGGCATGGCGTGCGCAGAAAGAACTGAGTAGCGAAGCGCCGGTCTCCGAGGGGAGCATTGCGCGTATCCGGCAGTTGCCGATTTTTAACCCACTGCAACTGGGCGACCGAAAAACCGGGGAGGCTGCGTAA
- the murF gene encoding UDP-N-acetylmuramoyl-tripeptide--D-alanyl-D-alanine ligase, producing MIAPLSLQQLQQRFGGELLNGSIEFSAVCTDTRKLDNEALFVALRGENFDAHDFLDQLEGRVRGVVTEQPIEGSELPQWVVADTTIALGQIGLLCREQFDGPVIGITGSCGKTTVKEMLSAIFGQRHKVCVTQGNLNNHFGVPMTLFSLEPRHQVMIVEMGASGPDEIGYLCSIAKPQITAVNNVMPAHVEGFGSIDGIATAKGQIYTSLQTGGVAVVNADDNYADYWRGRMPEGVRTLEVGFGHQWAVHPDNIVLSALGCPAFDLVIEGVSHPVKLQLLGEHNVHNALVAAGCAYAAGIPVAEIAEGLSLAGSVGGRMQSFRGKSGAAVIDDSYNANPGSVSAAIELLAQRDGKKILVLGDMAELGPDADRSHREMGRLALERGIDQLFTLGTLSAAASIEFASGHQHSPRNFSEREALVQALVPELDEGTTVLVKGSRSARMELVVQALTDGNE from the coding sequence ATGATTGCCCCCCTGTCCTTGCAGCAGTTGCAGCAGCGCTTCGGTGGAGAGTTGCTGAACGGGTCCATCGAATTTAGCGCGGTGTGCACCGATACGCGCAAGCTCGACAATGAAGCGCTGTTCGTCGCTCTGCGTGGGGAAAATTTCGACGCGCACGACTTCCTCGATCAACTGGAAGGGCGCGTGCGTGGCGTCGTCACCGAACAGCCGATTGAAGGCTCAGAGCTACCCCAGTGGGTGGTCGCTGACACCACCATAGCACTCGGTCAGATTGGCCTGCTGTGCCGTGAACAATTCGACGGGCCGGTGATCGGGATAACCGGATCCTGCGGCAAAACGACCGTCAAGGAAATGCTGTCGGCCATTTTTGGCCAGCGCCACAAGGTGTGCGTGACCCAGGGCAACCTGAATAATCATTTTGGCGTTCCCATGACGCTCTTCTCGCTGGAGCCTAGGCACCAGGTGATGATCGTGGAGATGGGCGCGAGTGGACCTGATGAAATCGGCTATTTGTGCAGCATTGCCAAACCGCAAATCACCGCGGTGAACAATGTCATGCCGGCACATGTGGAAGGCTTCGGCTCGATCGATGGCATCGCCACCGCCAAAGGGCAGATATACACCAGCCTGCAAACCGGCGGTGTTGCGGTGGTCAACGCCGACGACAATTACGCAGACTACTGGCGCGGCAGAATGCCCGAGGGCGTGCGCACCCTGGAGGTCGGTTTCGGCCATCAGTGGGCGGTGCACCCGGACAACATCGTGTTGAGCGCACTGGGTTGCCCGGCATTTGACCTGGTGATTGAAGGCGTGTCGCACCCGGTGAAGCTGCAGCTGCTGGGCGAGCATAACGTGCATAACGCACTGGTGGCTGCCGGCTGCGCCTATGCCGCAGGTATCCCGGTGGCGGAAATCGCCGAGGGACTTAGCCTTGCGGGCAGTGTCGGCGGACGCATGCAGTCCTTCAGGGGAAAGTCCGGTGCTGCCGTAATCGATGACAGCTACAACGCAAATCCCGGATCCGTCAGTGCGGCGATTGAACTGCTGGCGCAACGCGACGGCAAGAAGATTCTGGTGCTGGGGGATATGGCGGAGCTGGGGCCGGATGCCGACAGGTCGCACCGGGAAATGGGGCGCCTGGCGTTGGAGCGCGGAATCGATCAGCTGTTTACCCTCGGTACATTGAGTGCGGCAGCGAGTATCGAGTTCGCTTCCGGCCATCAACACAGCCCGAGAAATTTTTCCGAGCGCGAGGCCCTGGTTCAGGCGCTGGTGCCGGAGTTGGATGAAGGCACCACGGTGCTGGTGAAAGGTTCCCGCAGCGCGCGTATGGAACTGGTCGTACAAGCGCTTACCGACGGGAATGAATAA
- a CDS encoding cell division protein FtsQ/DivIB — translation MAREKAQPKKGRGKQAPRGARALPNADASTGLRPLRLLLMLGFLVMVGAGLGYSARWLWQQAPAVELSRVDALENVRVKAPFRAVTEREVEDILLPYLRNGFFSLDIGELRAALMANPWIVNAAVSRRWPNGVEVVVEEAEPLAIWGGDQLLIASGDLLPRPDNLKDLRLPELAGDAELVERIMVQYQALAGLLTTKDMEVRRLSFDDLAGWQLELVSGIRLQLGHDELLERVGRFLSLTRGVLAPHLQKIVGVDTRYNNAVAVQWKTKDKTEN, via the coding sequence TTGGCGAGAGAAAAGGCCCAACCGAAGAAGGGCCGTGGCAAGCAGGCACCCCGCGGTGCGCGTGCACTGCCCAATGCCGATGCATCGACGGGACTGCGGCCCCTTCGATTGCTGCTGATGCTGGGTTTTCTGGTCATGGTGGGTGCGGGGCTTGGGTATAGCGCCCGTTGGTTATGGCAGCAGGCGCCCGCGGTGGAATTGAGCCGAGTGGATGCGCTGGAAAACGTGCGGGTCAAGGCGCCCTTCCGCGCTGTCACCGAGCGCGAGGTCGAAGACATCCTGTTGCCATATTTACGCAACGGATTCTTCTCGCTGGATATTGGCGAGTTGCGGGCGGCCCTGATGGCCAACCCCTGGATTGTAAATGCCGCGGTTAGCCGCCGCTGGCCCAACGGCGTTGAAGTGGTGGTGGAAGAGGCTGAGCCTCTCGCCATCTGGGGTGGCGATCAGCTGCTCATTGCCAGTGGCGACTTGCTGCCCCGGCCAGACAATTTGAAGGATTTGCGGTTGCCGGAGTTGGCCGGCGATGCGGAGCTGGTGGAGCGAATCATGGTGCAGTACCAGGCGCTGGCCGGGTTGCTGACCACAAAGGATATGGAAGTACGCCGTCTGTCGTTTGACGATTTGGCGGGGTGGCAACTCGAGCTGGTCAGCGGAATTCGCCTGCAGCTCGGTCACGACGAGCTGCTGGAGCGGGTGGGCCGCTTTCTCAGCTTGACGCGGGGCGTACTGGCGCCGCATCTGCAAAAAATTGTGGGGGTTGATACCCGCTATAACAATGCAGTTGCGGTGCAATGGAAAACGAAAGATAAAACAGAAAACTGA
- the murC gene encoding UDP-N-acetylmuramate--L-alanine ligase has product MNTGESHYHVPIMRRTRRIHFIGVGGAGMSGIAEVLQNQGYEVSGSDLRESKVTERLRKLGVQIQIGHTADNVRDVDVVVNSSAIYGDNPELVAARENRIPVVRRAEMLGELMRYRYGIAVAGTHGKTTTTSLIASIFAAAGKDPTFVIGGLVNSAGTNAALGESRYLIAEADESDASFLHLQPMVTVVTNIDADHMETYGGDFEKVKQIFIDFIQNLPFYGLAVVCGDDANVQEIIPRMARPVTTYGFTEDNDFRISDVKQEPLRSCFTVHRPGGDALDVCVNTPGIHNVLNATAAIAVATEEGVSDEAIREGLNGFQGVGRRFQIYGEYPVSDNAEAEKVMLVDDYGHHPREVAATIKTVRDGWPERRLVMVYQPHRYTRTRDLFEDFVQVLSQVDKLVLLDVYSAGEAVIPGADGRTLARSTRNRGQIDPIFVESVDQVPPILADLLEPGDIVLTQGAGNVGGLAQQLSEWRLGDHARSAD; this is encoded by the coding sequence ATGAACACAGGCGAAAGCCACTACCACGTGCCGATTATGCGCCGTACTCGCCGCATCCACTTTATTGGTGTGGGCGGTGCCGGCATGAGTGGTATCGCCGAGGTATTGCAGAATCAGGGCTACGAAGTTTCTGGGTCGGATCTGCGGGAGAGCAAGGTCACCGAACGACTGCGCAAGTTGGGTGTACAGATTCAGATTGGGCACACCGCAGACAATGTGCGCGATGTGGATGTTGTGGTGAACTCTTCGGCCATTTATGGCGATAACCCGGAGCTCGTGGCTGCGCGGGAAAATCGTATTCCGGTCGTGCGCCGCGCAGAAATGCTCGGCGAGTTGATGCGCTATCGCTACGGTATCGCGGTCGCCGGCACCCATGGCAAGACCACCACCACCAGCCTGATCGCCTCTATTTTTGCGGCCGCGGGCAAGGATCCGACATTCGTGATTGGAGGCCTGGTGAACAGTGCCGGCACAAACGCGGCGCTGGGTGAGAGTCGCTACCTGATTGCGGAAGCCGATGAAAGTGATGCGTCTTTCCTGCACCTGCAGCCGATGGTTACGGTGGTGACCAACATCGATGCGGACCATATGGAAACCTATGGTGGGGATTTCGAGAAGGTTAAGCAGATCTTTATCGATTTTATCCAGAATCTCCCGTTCTACGGTCTTGCCGTGGTCTGCGGGGATGATGCCAATGTGCAGGAAATTATCCCGCGGATGGCGCGCCCGGTGACGACCTACGGGTTCACCGAGGACAACGATTTTCGTATCAGCGATGTGAAGCAGGAGCCGTTGCGCAGCTGTTTCACCGTGCATCGCCCGGGCGGCGACGCGCTGGATGTGTGCGTCAATACACCGGGTATTCACAACGTGCTGAATGCGACTGCGGCGATTGCGGTGGCAACAGAAGAGGGTGTCAGTGACGAGGCCATTCGTGAAGGCTTGAACGGGTTTCAAGGGGTTGGTCGCCGTTTCCAGATTTACGGCGAGTATCCGGTGAGTGACAACGCCGAAGCAGAAAAAGTGATGCTGGTGGACGACTATGGCCACCACCCGCGGGAAGTGGCTGCCACCATAAAAACCGTGCGCGATGGCTGGCCAGAGCGCCGCCTGGTCATGGTGTACCAGCCCCATCGCTACACCCGTACCCGCGATCTGTTCGAAGATTTTGTACAGGTGTTATCGCAGGTCGACAAACTGGTTCTTCTGGATGTATATAGCGCCGGTGAAGCGGTGATTCCGGGTGCCGATGGCCGTACGCTCGCGCGCAGCACTCGCAATCGGGGACAGATAGATCCGATCTTCGTAGAAAGTGTGGATCAGGTGCCCCCGATTCTGGCGGATCTGCTGGAGCCCGGCGATATCGTGTTGACCCAGGGTGCCGGCAATGTGGGCGGGCTCGCGCAGCAATTATCGGAATGGCGACTGGGCGATCACGCGCGTTCCGCGGACTAG
- the murG gene encoding undecaprenyldiphospho-muramoylpentapeptide beta-N-acetylglucosaminyltransferase has translation MTESNSAPFVGKKFLVMAGGTGGHVFPALAVARALQAQGGSVEWLGTMRGIEAQLIPAAEIPLHFITVEGIRGKGAGALLKAPLQISKAIWQARQVVKALQPDAVLGFGGFATGPGGVAARLAGIPLIIHEQNAVAGTTNRLLAKIASRVLEAFPSGLPAAVEVGNPVRPEIAALPAPAERVGKQTPARLLVLGGSLGAVAINELVPQALARISAEKRPRVIHQAGQRHLDLAQEAYERVGVDASVVPFIADMAEAYGQADLVICRSGALTVSEIAAAGVGAILVPFPFAIDDHQTKNGEWLERAGAARVIQQDALDAGELAALLESLFAAPEKLMAMAEAARRVARPDATDQVLAVCREEMGC, from the coding sequence ATGACGGAATCGAACAGCGCACCTTTTGTCGGTAAGAAATTTCTGGTGATGGCCGGCGGCACCGGTGGGCACGTGTTTCCTGCCCTCGCCGTGGCCCGTGCCCTGCAAGCCCAGGGTGGTTCGGTAGAGTGGCTCGGTACCATGCGCGGCATCGAGGCGCAGTTGATCCCCGCGGCGGAAATTCCGCTGCATTTCATCACGGTGGAAGGGATTCGTGGAAAAGGTGCCGGTGCATTGTTGAAAGCGCCCCTGCAAATCAGCAAGGCGATCTGGCAGGCGCGCCAGGTGGTAAAGGCGCTGCAGCCGGATGCGGTGTTGGGTTTTGGCGGATTCGCGACCGGACCCGGCGGTGTCGCAGCGCGGCTCGCGGGTATCCCGTTGATTATCCACGAGCAGAATGCTGTGGCAGGTACCACCAACCGCTTGCTGGCAAAAATCGCCAGCCGGGTACTGGAAGCTTTTCCAAGCGGCTTGCCGGCAGCAGTAGAGGTGGGTAACCCGGTGCGGCCGGAAATTGCCGCACTTCCAGCACCGGCAGAGCGTGTGGGTAAGCAGACCCCAGCCCGATTGCTCGTTTTGGGTGGCAGCCTCGGCGCGGTGGCGATCAATGAACTGGTGCCGCAAGCGCTGGCAAGGATATCGGCAGAAAAGCGTCCGCGGGTTATTCACCAGGCGGGGCAGCGGCATCTCGATCTGGCGCAAGAGGCTTATGAGCGCGTCGGCGTGGATGCAAGCGTGGTGCCGTTTATCGCCGATATGGCAGAAGCCTACGGGCAGGCGGATTTGGTGATTTGTCGCTCCGGTGCACTGACGGTATCGGAAATTGCTGCAGCGGGTGTGGGTGCCATTCTGGTGCCTTTCCCGTTTGCCATTGACGACCATCAGACGAAGAACGGTGAGTGGCTCGAAAGGGCCGGGGCAGCGCGCGTGATCCAGCAGGATGCGCTGGATGCCGGCGAACTGGCGGCCTTACTGGAGTCTCTGTTTGCCGCACCGGAAAAATTAATGGCCATGGCGGAAGCGGCACGCCGCGTCGCCCGGCCGGATGCGACCGATCAGGTATTGGCCGTATGTCGCGAAGAGATGGGGTGTTGA
- the mraY gene encoding phospho-N-acetylmuramoyl-pentapeptide-transferase: MLLWLAEYLQQYVKGFSVFNYLTVRAILGALTALGISLLVGPRMITWLNRLQVGQAVRDDGPQSHLSKSGTPTMGGTLILAAIFSGALLWSDLSNRLVWVTLLVTFVFGAVGFVDDYKKVVEKNSRGLIARWKYFWQSVAGLGAAIYLYMSATSPAETQLFVPFFKDVAINLGPVGFIVLTYFVVVGSSNAVNLTDGLDGLAIMPSVMVGGALGVIAYLVGHVEFATYLHIPSISGAGELAVFCAALGGAGLGFLWFNTYPAQVFMGDVGALALGAALGIIAVITRHEIVLFIMGGVFVMETVSVILQVASFKLTGKRIFRMAPLHHHFELKGWPEPRVIVRFWIITVVLVLAGLATLKLR, from the coding sequence ATGCTGCTATGGCTAGCTGAATATTTACAACAGTATGTAAAAGGCTTTTCGGTCTTCAACTACCTGACGGTGCGCGCCATTCTCGGCGCGCTTACCGCGTTGGGGATTTCGTTGCTGGTGGGACCCCGCATGATTACCTGGCTGAACCGTCTGCAGGTGGGCCAGGCGGTGCGCGATGACGGTCCGCAGTCGCACCTGAGCAAGTCCGGGACCCCAACCATGGGCGGCACCCTGATTCTGGCCGCCATTTTTTCCGGTGCGTTGTTGTGGTCGGATCTCAGTAATCGCCTGGTATGGGTGACGCTCCTGGTGACGTTCGTGTTTGGTGCGGTTGGGTTTGTCGATGACTACAAGAAAGTCGTCGAGAAGAATTCTCGTGGACTGATCGCGCGGTGGAAGTATTTCTGGCAATCGGTAGCGGGTCTGGGCGCGGCGATTTACCTGTATATGAGTGCGACCTCACCGGCGGAGACGCAATTGTTTGTGCCGTTTTTCAAGGACGTTGCGATCAACCTGGGCCCGGTGGGCTTTATTGTGCTGACCTATTTCGTGGTGGTTGGCTCGAGTAATGCGGTCAACCTGACCGATGGCCTGGATGGTCTCGCGATCATGCCCTCGGTGATGGTGGGCGGCGCACTGGGCGTTATCGCCTATCTGGTCGGCCACGTGGAGTTTGCCACCTACCTGCATATCCCGTCGATTTCGGGCGCCGGCGAGCTGGCGGTGTTCTGTGCGGCGCTGGGCGGGGCAGGGCTTGGCTTCCTCTGGTTCAACACCTACCCGGCGCAGGTTTTTATGGGTGACGTGGGCGCACTCGCGCTGGGTGCGGCACTGGGAATCATCGCGGTGATTACCCGCCACGAGATTGTGCTGTTCATTATGGGTGGCGTATTCGTGATGGAAACGGTGTCGGTTATTTTGCAGGTGGCATCCTTCAAGTTGACCGGCAAGCGCATTTTTCGAATGGCGCCTCTGCACCATCATTTCGAATTGAAGGGCTGGCCAGAGCCGCGAGTGATCGTGCGTTTCTGGATTATTACCGTGGTTCTGGTGCTCGCCGGACTGGCGACCCTGAAGCTGCGCTGA